The Geobacter metallireducens GS-15 region CCTTTCCCGATGAGCTGACCGCCTTCCGCGCCTATGCCGAGGTATTCCCCGACACCTGCATCCTCCTGGTGGACACCTACGACACCCTCAAAAGCGGCATCCCCAACGCCATCACCGTTGCCCAGGAACTCCGCTCCCAGGGGCACGAACTGGTCGGGGTGCGGATCGATTCGGGTGACCTGGCCTACCTCTCCCGGGAGGGACGCCGGATGTTCGACGAGGCGGGCTTCCCCGGCGTAAAGATTGTCGCCTCCAACGAGCTGGACGAATACGTGATCGAATCGATGCGGAGCGAAGGGGGCCGGGTCGACATCTACGGCGTGGGGACACGTCTCGCCACCTGCGCCGGAGAGGGGGGAGGAGCCCTGGGCGGAGTCTACAAGCTGGTCAGGATCGGCGACCGCCCAAAACTCAAGGTGACCAGCGACGTCGCCAAGGCGACCCTTCCCGACCGCAAGCGGCTCCTGCGGGCCGTGGCCCCCGACGGCTCCTTCATCCAGGACGTGCTCTGCCTCGCCGACGAGGACATTGCCCCCGGAGCCACGGTGTACGACCCTTCCAATCCCCTTCAGTTCGTTGCCATCCCGCAACAGGCCCGCTTCGTCGAGATTCGTGGCGTTGTGATGGAGGACGGTGTGCGAACGGCGAAATCTCCTCCCAGCCTGGACGAGATGGCCGACCGCAGCCGTGACCAGCTCACCCGCCTCCCCCAGGGATGCATGCGTTTCATCAATCCGCATAAATACAAGGTCTCCATCAGCGCCGGTCTCAACGAGCTACGGCTGCAGCTTATGGACGAGGTTCAACGGGGATATAAATAGATCCAGCAGGAGAACTATCCATGAAGAGCACGTCAGCCCTTCTGATCGTCGACGTCCAGAACGATTTCTGCCCCGGAGGCTTGCTACCCGTACCAGAGGGGGATCGGGTCGTCCCGCTGCTCAACCGCTACATGGAGCTTTTCAGAGAGAAAAAGCTGCCGATCATCGCATCCCGGGACTGGCATCCGGCCATCACATCCCACTTTCGGGACTTCGGTGGCATCTGGCCGGTCCACTGCGTCCAGGGGAGCGAGGGGGCCCGGTTCCACCGCGACCTGGCCCTTCCGGACGACGCCATTGTGATCTCCAAGGGACAAGACCCGGCTCAGGACGCCTATTCCGCGTTCCAGGCGACCACGGAAAGCGGCGTGTCCTTCCCGGAACTCCTTAAAGAGCTGGGTATCACCAGACTTTTCGTGGGGGGCCTCGCCACGGACTACTGTGTCAAGGAATCGGTTCTGGACGGGCTGCGCCACGGTCTTGCGGTAACACTCCTTGAGGATGCGGTACGGGGGGTCAACCTGACTCCCGGCGACTCGGCAAGGGCTATCGAAAACATGGTCGTTGCCGGCGCGGTGCGAATGAATTTCAGCAGGCTTCAGGCCGACCCTCCCTCGTGACCGTCCATGAGAGGGAATACATCCCGTTTGACTTTTGAGGGGGAAAGCGCTAGAGTGATTCGTCTCAAATCCCCATGAAATCAAAGGACAATTCCCGTAATGACCAAGACAAGCAACCTGAAGGTCACGAGCATTACCCCCATCATCGCCCCTGCCGACCTGCGGCAAGTTTTCCCCCAATCGCTGGAAACAGCTGAATTCGTTAATGCGAGCCGGGCCCACATCAAGAACATCCTCAAGGGGAAAGACACCCGCCTCATGGTGGTGGTGGGCCCCTGTTCCATTCACGACCCCAAGGCCGCCCTCGACTATGCGGGGCGCCTTGCGCGACTCGCCAGCGAACTCTCCGACCAGCTTTTCATCGTGATGCGGGTCTACTTCGAGAAGCCCCGCACCACCATCGGCTGGAAGGGGCTCATCAACGACCCCGACATGAACCACACCCACCAGATCTCCAAGGGACTCGGCATCGCGCGGCGGCTCCTGAACGACATCACCAGCATGCTCCTCCCCGTGGCGTGCGAGATGCTCGATACCATCACCCCTGAATACCTGGCCGACTATATCTCGTGGGGCGCCATCGGCGCCCGGACCACCGAGAGCCAATCGCACCGGGAGATGGCGAGCGGCCTTTCCTTCCCCGTGGGCTTCAAAAATGGCACTGACGGCAACCTGCAGATCGCCATCGACGC contains the following coding sequences:
- a CDS encoding 3-deoxy-7-phosphoheptulonate synthase; its protein translation is MTKTSNLKVTSITPIIAPADLRQVFPQSLETAEFVNASRAHIKNILKGKDTRLMVVVGPCSIHDPKAALDYAGRLARLASELSDQLFIVMRVYFEKPRTTIGWKGLINDPDMNHTHQISKGLGIARRLLNDITSMLLPVACEMLDTITPEYLADYISWGAIGARTTESQSHREMASGLSFPVGFKNGTDGNLQIAIDAMNAALHPHSFLGINRDGKTSIIQTTGNPDVHIVLRGGKKPNYSPEDIAKTEEMVEKGGIFPTIMVDCSHGNSEKRHEKQPEVLDSIVDQIEAGNRSISGVMIESFLEAGNQPIPKDLSQLRYGVSTTDKCIDWKTTEEILRKAHERLKRCGGRPMHG
- a CDS encoding nicotinate phosphoribosyltransferase, whose translation is MSYSPLLTDLYQLTMLAGYLEEGMADKPAVFDIFFRHNPFQGGYAVFAGLDTALGYLENLQFTEDDLEYLQGLEIFRPRFIDFLRSFRFRGKVTAPPEGTVVFANEPLVTIEAPLAQAQLVETALLNIINFQTLVATKGARIVHAAVDGTVLEFGLRRAQGPDGGVSEARAAYIGGVRSTSNVLAGKLFGIPVKGTHAHSWIMAFPDELTAFRAYAEVFPDTCILLVDTYDTLKSGIPNAITVAQELRSQGHELVGVRIDSGDLAYLSREGRRMFDEAGFPGVKIVASNELDEYVIESMRSEGGRVDIYGVGTRLATCAGEGGGALGGVYKLVRIGDRPKLKVTSDVAKATLPDRKRLLRAVAPDGSFIQDVLCLADEDIAPGATVYDPSNPLQFVAIPQQARFVEIRGVVMEDGVRTAKSPPSLDEMADRSRDQLTRLPQGCMRFINPHKYKVSISAGLNELRLQLMDEVQRGYK
- the pncA gene encoding bifunctional nicotinamidase/pyrazinamidase; this encodes MKSTSALLIVDVQNDFCPGGLLPVPEGDRVVPLLNRYMELFREKKLPIIASRDWHPAITSHFRDFGGIWPVHCVQGSEGARFHRDLALPDDAIVISKGQDPAQDAYSAFQATTESGVSFPELLKELGITRLFVGGLATDYCVKESVLDGLRHGLAVTLLEDAVRGVNLTPGDSARAIENMVVAGAVRMNFSRLQADPPS